The Sulfurimonas lithotrophica genome includes a region encoding these proteins:
- a CDS encoding polysaccharide deacetylase family protein, which yields MNPKIILYLLILFITSSIYAQSAVVLMYHRFGEDRYPSTNIGMEQFKFQLDYLEKNSYNVWHLSKIVRYIQDKKTLPPKTVALTIDDAYLSVFTKAYPLLKSKNFPFTVMVNTDQVDKNFSSYMSWNQLRKLKQNGVEFANHSCSHDSFIPIKNETKKDWKKRITNEIQKAQRRINKELGYDVNTNPKLLSYPYGEYNLETAKLAKKLGYVSITQTSGPISIDSDLNLINRFPMSEQLPNNDSFIVKLNSLALPIESATPQEPILQEKNPPILRIKLKQPLKNIACYLSNGDKIDFKYISETELEVQSNNPIKSPRGKYTCTAPAKDGRWYWYSHLWIVND from the coding sequence ATGAATCCAAAAATTATTTTATATTTACTAATTTTATTTATAACATCATCAATATATGCACAAAGTGCAGTTGTATTGATGTATCATCGTTTTGGGGAAGATAGATACCCCTCTACAAATATAGGTATGGAACAATTTAAGTTTCAACTAGACTATCTTGAAAAAAACTCTTACAATGTTTGGCATCTCTCAAAAATAGTAAGATATATACAAGACAAAAAGACACTTCCCCCAAAGACTGTGGCTCTTACTATAGATGATGCCTATCTTAGTGTTTTTACAAAAGCATATCCACTTTTAAAATCAAAGAACTTTCCATTTACGGTTATGGTAAACACGGACCAAGTAGATAAAAATTTCAGTAGCTATATGTCATGGAATCAACTACGTAAACTTAAGCAAAACGGTGTAGAATTTGCAAACCATTCGTGTAGTCATGATTCTTTTATACCTATAAAAAATGAAACAAAAAAAGATTGGAAAAAAAGAATAACAAACGAGATACAAAAAGCTCAGAGAAGAATAAATAAAGAATTAGGATATGATGTAAATACAAACCCAAAACTACTATCCTATCCGTATGGTGAGTATAATTTAGAAACTGCAAAGCTCGCCAAAAAACTCGGTTACGTTAGTATCACACAAACATCAGGTCCAATAAGTATAGATTCTGATTTAAATCTTATAAACAGATTTCCAATGTCGGAACAACTTCCAAATAACGACAGCTTTATCGTAAAACTAAACTCTCTAGCATTACCTATTGAATCTGCTACTCCGCAGGAGCCCATTTTACAAGAAAAAAATCCACCTATACTTCGTATAAAACTAAAACAGCCACTAAAAAATATAGCTTGTTATCTATCTAACGGAGATAAAATAGACTTTAAATATATATCTGAAACAGAACTTGAAGTACAATCAAACAATCCTATAAAATCACCTAGGGGAAAATACACTTGTACTGCACCTGCAAAAGACGGCAGATGGTATTGGTATAGTCATTTATGGATTGTAAATGACTAA
- a CDS encoding MFS transporter: MAGLKDLKGQGHAPTLFMAFLYFDMSFMVWTMLGPLSTEIAEALALSGHIMSAGEKATLLSLPILSGALLRILLGFGVDKLGAKLTAMMAQSVVIAALLTAYLQGNTITYNTLLLVALGLGFAGASFAVALPQAGQWYPPKLQGVVLGIAGAGNIGVVIDFLFAPKIAELWGWESVFGVGAAMSIAVFIAYGFLAKNAPESVYKANPKKVKDYIKLLKDKDTWWFNLFYAVSFGGFVGFAGYMKVYLMNTYQADMSAFGLDVLNESNVKVIAGYFGALCIFAGAVLRPVGGAVADKLGGVKSLYMFFGTVTLLAILNATMTLPFGVAIFVLFLIMANLGMANGAVFQLVPQRFGKDIGIMTGIIGAAGGLGGTALIKTLGWSKGAFDGYSAGFMIFATVVLIALMGISLVKTRWRTTWGVAAGGRI; encoded by the coding sequence ATGGCAGGATTAAAAGACTTAAAAGGACAAGGACATGCACCGACACTGTTCATGGCCTTTTTATATTTTGATATGAGTTTTATGGTTTGGACGATGCTTGGTCCATTAAGTACGGAGATAGCTGAAGCCCTTGCACTTAGCGGACATATAATGAGTGCAGGTGAAAAAGCGACACTTCTTTCGCTTCCTATTCTTTCAGGTGCACTCTTACGTATATTATTGGGATTTGGTGTAGATAAGCTTGGAGCAAAACTTACGGCTATGATGGCTCAATCTGTTGTAATCGCAGCACTGCTTACTGCATATTTACAAGGTAACACTATTACATATAATACGCTTTTACTTGTAGCGCTCGGTTTAGGTTTTGCGGGAGCTTCATTCGCGGTAGCACTTCCACAAGCAGGTCAATGGTATCCGCCTAAACTTCAAGGCGTTGTTTTAGGAATTGCAGGTGCGGGAAATATAGGTGTTGTAATTGACTTTTTATTTGCGCCAAAAATTGCTGAGCTTTGGGGATGGGAATCTGTATTTGGCGTAGGTGCCGCTATGTCAATCGCTGTATTTATAGCTTATGGATTTTTAGCTAAAAACGCTCCTGAATCAGTGTATAAAGCTAATCCTAAAAAAGTCAAAGACTATATAAAACTTTTAAAAGATAAAGACACATGGTGGTTTAATCTTTTTTATGCAGTTAGTTTTGGTGGATTTGTAGGTTTTGCAGGATATATGAAAGTGTATCTTATGAATACATATCAAGCAGATATGAGTGCATTTGGTTTAGATGTTTTAAATGAAAGCAATGTAAAAGTAATAGCTGGTTATTTTGGAGCACTGTGTATATTTGCAGGTGCGGTTCTTCGTCCGGTTGGTGGAGCTGTTGCAGATAAACTAGGCGGAGTAAAATCTTTATATATGTTCTTTGGAACGGTAACACTTTTAGCTATCTTAAATGCTACTATGACTCTTCCTTTTGGTGTTGCTATATTTGTACTGTTTTTAATTATGGCAAATTTAGGTATGGCAAACGGTGCAGTTTTTCAACTTGTACCTCAAAGATTCGGTAAAGACATAGGGATAATGACAGGTATTATTGGTGCAGCAGGCGGTCTTGGCGGTACAGCCCTTATTAAAACTTTAGGCTGGAGTAAGGGTGCGTTTGACGGTTACTCTGCAGGATTTATGATATTTGCTACGGTTGTTTTAATCGCACTTATGGGAATCTCATTAGTTAAAACTAGATGGCGTACTACTTGGGGTGTAGCAGCAGGAGGTAGAATATAA
- a CDS encoding molybdopterin oxidoreductase family protein, whose translation MIRSVCGYCGVGCGLEFDKDNLIGDVAYPINEGRLCSKGISELISIDTSTRLLRPHIRDSIDEEYKVSTWEESISLIANKIKNTKKDKIGFYLSGQLLTEDYYVANKLGKGFIGTNNVDTNSRTCMSSAIVGYKKSLGADFVPLRMDDIFKSNLLILAGANTAEAHVVFHNQIKKAKKYGLKVVVIDPRETDTAKIADIHLSIKVGSDIDFFNLISKRLIDEDLYNKEFVDKHVNNFELLKNKFKRAPVTKMLKRTGLTKEEFDEFFELYINSENIISAWTMGLNQSSQGVDKNTALINTHLLTGKIFKAGNGPLSLTGQPNAMGGREVGGLSTSLAVHLGFDKESIEKVSKFWNTDNIDNKPGLTATQMLDAKLDVLIICHTDPVYHLPNRNRVEELIKKIPMVVEINAYDNSETAKFAHIRLPAAPWGEKEGTQTNLDRTITKQEKLTRTSIECKPDWEIFQLLAQKLGYKEEFNFKNTKEIFEEYQEMTKLNDYMDISEASYDELSHKPFIWGENIKEFLTEDKKGNLFFVENKLLSEKTSIKYPFTLITGRTRDQWHSGTKTNLPRTLLQYKELNFCEINTKDADELQIKHGEKIKVASSRGEILTKAYVTDAIREKTIFIPISNREINYLTNDILDRESLQPDYNHSAVKISKIV comes from the coding sequence ATGATTAGATCAGTTTGCGGATACTGCGGTGTTGGATGCGGTTTAGAATTTGATAAAGATAATCTTATCGGCGATGTTGCTTATCCTATTAACGAAGGAAGGCTTTGTTCAAAAGGTATATCTGAACTTATAAGTATAGATACCTCGACAAGATTATTAAGACCGCACATTAGAGATAGTATAGATGAAGAGTATAAAGTTTCCACTTGGGAAGAATCTATATCATTAATAGCTAACAAGATAAAAAATACTAAAAAAGATAAAATAGGTTTTTATCTCTCAGGACAGCTTTTAACAGAAGATTATTACGTAGCAAATAAACTTGGAAAAGGTTTCATAGGTACAAACAACGTAGATACAAATTCACGTACATGTATGTCGAGTGCAATTGTCGGGTATAAAAAATCCTTGGGTGCCGATTTCGTTCCTCTAAGAATGGATGATATATTTAAATCAAATCTTTTAATCTTAGCAGGCGCAAATACCGCTGAGGCACATGTAGTATTTCACAACCAAATAAAAAAAGCCAAAAAATACGGACTTAAAGTAGTTGTAATTGATCCTAGAGAGACGGATACTGCAAAAATAGCAGATATACATCTCTCTATTAAAGTTGGAAGTGATATTGATTTCTTTAACTTGATATCTAAAAGATTAATCGATGAAGATCTATATAATAAAGAGTTTGTAGATAAACATGTAAATAATTTTGAACTTCTTAAAAATAAGTTTAAAAGAGCCCCTGTTACAAAGATGCTAAAAAGAACAGGTCTTACAAAAGAGGAGTTTGACGAGTTTTTTGAACTTTATATAAATAGTGAAAATATAATCTCCGCATGGACAATGGGTTTAAACCAGTCTTCTCAGGGTGTGGATAAGAACACGGCACTTATAAATACGCATCTGTTAACAGGAAAGATATTTAAAGCCGGTAACGGTCCTTTGAGTTTAACTGGTCAGCCAAATGCCATGGGTGGCAGGGAAGTAGGAGGTCTCTCAACTTCTCTTGCCGTGCATCTTGGCTTTGATAAAGAGAGCATAGAAAAAGTATCGAAGTTTTGGAATACGGATAATATAGATAATAAACCGGGGCTTACAGCTACTCAGATGCTAGATGCAAAACTGGATGTTTTAATAATTTGCCATACGGATCCCGTATATCATCTTCCAAACAGAAACAGGGTTGAAGAGCTTATAAAAAAAATACCAATGGTAGTTGAGATAAATGCGTATGATAACTCTGAAACGGCTAAGTTCGCACACATTAGGCTTCCTGCTGCTCCTTGGGGAGAAAAAGAGGGTACTCAGACGAATCTTGACAGAACAATTACAAAGCAGGAAAAGCTTACACGTACGTCAATCGAGTGTAAGCCGGATTGGGAGATATTTCAACTGCTTGCACAAAAGCTTGGATATAAGGAAGAGTTTAATTTTAAAAATACTAAAGAGATATTTGAAGAGTATCAAGAGATGACGAAATTAAATGATTATATGGATATAAGTGAAGCTTCATATGATGAACTCTCACACAAGCCTTTTATTTGGGGTGAAAATATAAAAGAGTTTCTAACTGAAGATAAAAAAGGTAATCTGTTTTTTGTAGAGAATAAACTTTTAAGTGAAAAAACTTCTATAAAATATCCGTTTACCCTAATAACAGGACGCACGAGAGATCAGTGGCACAGTGGAACAAAAACAAACTTGCCAAGGACACTGCTTCAATATAAAGAGTTGAACTTTTGTGAAATAAACACAAAAGATGCCGATGAATTACAAATCAAACATGGTGAGAAAATAAAAGTTGCATCCAGCAGAGGTGAGATTTTAACAAAAGCTTACGTAACAGACGCTATAAGAGAAAAAACTATCTTTATACCGATAAGTAATCGTGAAATAAACTATCTTACTAACGATATATTAGATAGAGAATCTTTACAGCCGGATTATAATCATTCAGCTGTAAAAATCTCTAAAATAGTTTAG
- a CDS encoding DmsC/YnfH family molybdoenzyme membrane anchor subunit, with protein sequence MKENNQTPLESFIEYKAGTGMQCGNYSIDIPKLQDGEQYRFHFDATACVGCRCCEVACNEQNNNPSDIKWRRVGEMEGGEFPVFTQIFNSMSCNHCIDPECLKGCPTNSYIKIDKTGIVVHEDETCIGCQYCTWNCPYGVPTFHEERNIVTKCHMCHERLDVGQTPACVQACPSGAIEIEVVNVKKWLDEDMKKQADMPFLPDASITNSTTRYTLPDKLPQDIKEMDEHILKPAHSELPLVFMTVLTQISLGGFLALFLGDVMSIFGFESPNWIMALLVLLPAAVGLPLSALHLGRPILALTAMKNIKTSWLSREALALGIFTALMSVVTALYFLEVSQGTRLIIELLTFVVGVYGIYAQSMIYRIKARPSWDRITTNMKFFGVAYIGVSLLGFIALVFGILEITLPLISLAMLGALAQVFFTYEDMRTLKSSTENTYQLSRSARLYDENFNNIKVFRFVSIVLGGVLLPLLAIVFLSSSSFGIASIAMILSLLLIIASELSDRFLFYSTVVPLGMAGNFFTAKQRG encoded by the coding sequence ATGAAAGAGAATAATCAAACACCATTAGAGAGTTTTATAGAGTACAAGGCAGGTACTGGCATGCAGTGCGGTAACTACTCTATTGATATTCCAAAACTTCAAGATGGTGAGCAATACCGTTTTCACTTTGATGCAACTGCATGTGTCGGTTGTCGTTGTTGTGAGGTGGCTTGTAATGAACAAAACAATAATCCCTCAGATATAAAATGGAGAAGAGTAGGTGAGATGGAAGGCGGAGAATTCCCTGTATTTACCCAAATATTTAACTCTATGAGTTGTAACCACTGCATCGATCCCGAGTGTTTAAAAGGCTGTCCTACAAACTCATATATAAAGATAGACAAAACGGGAATAGTAGTTCATGAAGATGAGACTTGTATAGGGTGTCAGTATTGTACTTGGAACTGTCCATACGGTGTTCCTACTTTTCATGAAGAGAGAAATATAGTAACCAAGTGTCACATGTGCCATGAAAGGTTAGATGTTGGTCAGACTCCTGCTTGTGTGCAGGCTTGTCCATCGGGTGCAATAGAGATAGAAGTAGTAAATGTAAAGAAGTGGTTAGATGAAGATATGAAAAAACAAGCAGATATGCCGTTTTTACCAGATGCATCTATAACAAACTCTACTACAAGATATACACTGCCTGATAAGCTACCACAAGATATAAAAGAGATGGATGAGCATATACTAAAACCTGCTCATTCGGAACTGCCTCTTGTATTTATGACGGTTTTAACGCAAATATCACTAGGTGGTTTTTTAGCACTGTTTTTGGGTGATGTTATGAGTATATTCGGTTTTGAATCGCCAAATTGGATTATGGCTTTATTAGTATTGTTACCTGCTGCAGTAGGGCTTCCACTCTCAGCTTTACACCTTGGACGTCCTATTTTGGCACTGACTGCAATGAAAAACATAAAAACCTCATGGTTATCACGTGAGGCTTTGGCTCTAGGTATTTTTACGGCATTGATGAGTGTAGTTACGGCCTTATATTTTTTAGAGGTATCGCAAGGTACAAGGCTTATTATAGAGTTACTGACTTTTGTAGTTGGAGTGTACGGAATCTACGCTCAAAGTATGATTTATCGCATCAAAGCTCGTCCTTCATGGGATAGAATAACTACAAATATGAAGTTTTTCGGAGTTGCGTATATCGGTGTAAGTTTGCTTGGTTTTATAGCCTTGGTTTTTGGAATACTAGAGATTACACTCCCTTTAATTTCACTGGCAATGCTAGGTGCACTGGCTCAGGTGTTTTTTACATATGAAGATATGCGTACTCTAAAAAGCAGCACTGAAAACACTTATCAGTTATCAAGAAGTGCAAGGCTTTATGATGAGAACTTTAATAACATAAAAGTGTTTCGTTTTGTATCTATAGTTTTAGGGGGAGTATTGCTTCCACTACTCGCAATAGTATTTTTAAGCTCGTCTTCTTTTGGTATTGCATCTATTGCAATGATACTTTCACTTTTATTGATAATAGCAAGTGAGTTAAGCGACAGATTTTTATTTTATTCAACTGTAGTGCCGCTAGGTATGGCAGGCAATTTTTTCACGGCAAAACAAAGAGGTTAA